Proteins encoded within one genomic window of Couchioplanes caeruleus:
- a CDS encoding branched-chain amino acid ABC transporter permease, which produces MNFTGLIENFGPYTITGLAQGAIIALFALGYTLVYGVLRLINFAHSEVFLLGSYACLVVWGMFGLDQNSATPNIFAVIGLLLLGLIGAIVISGLTALGVELVAYRPLRKRNAPPLAFLITAIGASLFISETVGVVTQRNITGVPPLIRPTDVVVIGNMHVTNLQILIIVLALVAMFVLDRFINRSRLGRGIRAVAQNPDSAALMGVNKSRVIALVFLLGGLMAGVAAVMYDLKIGVTRFDAGFLLGIEAFTAAVLGGIGNLRGALLGGLMLGVLQNYAAGLFGTEWLHAASFVLLVLILLVRPTGLLGESLGRARA; this is translated from the coding sequence TTGAACTTCACCGGCCTGATTGAAAACTTCGGGCCGTATACGATCACGGGCCTGGCCCAGGGCGCGATCATCGCTTTGTTCGCGCTCGGGTACACCCTCGTGTACGGCGTGCTTCGCCTTATCAACTTCGCGCACTCCGAGGTCTTCCTGCTCGGGTCCTACGCGTGCCTCGTGGTCTGGGGCATGTTCGGGCTCGACCAGAACTCGGCTACTCCCAACATCTTCGCGGTCATCGGCCTGCTTCTCCTGGGGCTCATCGGCGCGATCGTCATATCCGGCCTCACCGCACTCGGCGTGGAGCTCGTCGCGTACCGGCCGCTGCGCAAGCGCAACGCGCCGCCGCTGGCCTTCCTGATCACCGCGATCGGGGCGTCGCTCTTCATCTCCGAGACGGTCGGCGTGGTCACCCAGCGCAACATCACCGGTGTCCCGCCGCTGATCCGGCCGACCGACGTCGTCGTGATCGGCAACATGCACGTGACGAATCTGCAGATTCTGATCATCGTGCTGGCGCTCGTGGCGATGTTCGTGCTCGACCGCTTCATCAACCGTTCCCGGCTCGGCCGGGGCATCCGCGCGGTGGCGCAGAACCCGGACAGCGCGGCGCTCATGGGCGTCAACAAGAGCCGCGTGATCGCGCTCGTCTTCCTCCTCGGCGGCCTGATGGCCGGCGTGGCGGCGGTGATGTACGACCTCAAGATCGGCGTCACGCGTTTCGACGCCGGCTTCCTGCTGGGCATCGAGGCGTTCACCGCGGCGGTCCTCGGCGGCATCGGCAACCTGCGCGGCGCCCTGCTGGGCGGTCTGATGCTGGGCGTGCTGCAGAACTACGCGGCCGGCCTGTTCGGCACGGAGTGGCTGCACGCCGCATCGTTCGTGCTGCTGGTGTTGATCCTGCTGGTCCGTCCGACGGGTCTGCTGGGCGAGTCTCTCGGGAGGGCTCGAGCATGA
- a CDS encoding branched-chain amino acid ABC transporter substrate-binding protein: MRQVLARAIGGLAVIGLVAGAAACNSSSSSTDTASGNCGYELAFFGALTGSAANLGVNIEQGFELAIQQYNTKKGSECIKVQKFDSQGEPAVAPGVARSLVANKKILGIVGPPFSGESEAADPIFEEAGIPTITPSATRVSLSSKGWKTFHRAVANDDAQGPAAANYISDVLKAERVFIADDQSAYGAGLAEVVKTKLGAKVVDTDKTEADGKQTDFSAVVQKVVASKATAMFYGGYYQNGGLIRKQLTAAGWKGTLVGGDGMKDPGFAKSAGTAAAVGTVVTCPCSPPEKAGGTFVADYKAKWNVDAGTYSDVAYDAANIYLAGIDAGNTTVEKMNTYLSTVNYTGIANTYKFTSTGELDPASIKVWAFKFDAAGNTVADQEIKTA; this comes from the coding sequence TTGAGGCAGGTTCTCGCACGAGCCATCGGCGGACTGGCCGTGATCGGCCTCGTCGCCGGTGCCGCTGCCTGCAACAGCAGCAGCAGCTCCACAGACACGGCCAGTGGTAACTGCGGCTACGAGCTCGCGTTCTTCGGCGCCCTGACGGGATCCGCTGCGAACCTCGGTGTGAACATCGAGCAGGGCTTCGAGCTCGCGATCCAGCAGTACAACACCAAGAAGGGTTCCGAGTGCATCAAGGTGCAGAAGTTCGACTCGCAGGGCGAGCCGGCCGTCGCACCCGGTGTCGCTCGTAGCCTCGTCGCCAACAAGAAGATCCTCGGCATCGTCGGCCCGCCGTTCTCGGGTGAGTCCGAGGCCGCGGACCCGATCTTCGAAGAGGCCGGCATCCCGACGATCACCCCGTCCGCGACGCGGGTCTCCCTGTCCTCCAAGGGCTGGAAGACGTTCCACCGCGCGGTCGCGAACGACGACGCGCAGGGCCCGGCCGCCGCGAACTACATCAGCGACGTGCTGAAGGCCGAGCGGGTCTTCATCGCCGACGACCAGTCCGCGTACGGCGCGGGTCTGGCCGAGGTCGTCAAGACCAAGCTGGGCGCCAAGGTCGTCGACACCGACAAGACCGAGGCGGACGGCAAGCAGACCGACTTCTCGGCGGTCGTGCAGAAGGTCGTCGCCTCCAAGGCGACGGCGATGTTCTACGGCGGCTACTACCAGAACGGTGGCCTCATCCGCAAGCAGCTCACCGCTGCGGGCTGGAAGGGTACGCTGGTCGGCGGCGACGGCATGAAGGACCCGGGCTTCGCCAAGTCCGCGGGCACCGCCGCCGCCGTAGGTACGGTCGTGACCTGCCCCTGCTCCCCGCCGGAGAAGGCGGGTGGCACGTTCGTCGCCGACTACAAGGCCAAGTGGAACGTCGACGCTGGTACGTACAGCGACGTGGCGTACGACGCCGCGAACATCTACCTGGCGGGTATCGACGCGGGCAACACCACCGTCGAGAAGATGAACACCTACCTGTCGACGGTCAACTACACCGGCATCGCGAACACCTACAAGTTCACCTCGACCGGTGAGCTTGACCCGGCGTCCATCAAGGTGTGGGCGTTCAAGTTCGACGCAGCGGGCAACACGGTCGCCGACCAAGAGATCAAGACCGCCTGA